Proteins found in one Pseudomonas sp. P8_241 genomic segment:
- a CDS encoding ABC transporter permease: MTDSRRSRWQLWLAEPQSRKGGLITLAVVALALFGPFLAPHSPTEMVGSVYGAPVGKALLGYDFLGHDVLSRLLSGGVSVLWMSVAAASIALLTGSTLGLLSGLSRRRLDQLITWLADVSLAFPDLILVLLIVSMLGRAPWLIVLTVSIAFTPGVIRLARGSTVSVAGQEFVEAAQMMGYSRWRILFKEILPNILTPLLVHFGNMLTWGVGMLSGLSFLGYGVAPPTADWGLMINENQAGLLVQPWAVLAPAILIGIFAYGTNILAEGIGRSSSRIGEKQP; encoded by the coding sequence ATGACTGACTCCCGACGTTCGCGCTGGCAGCTGTGGCTGGCGGAACCGCAAAGCCGCAAAGGCGGGTTGATTACCCTGGCCGTGGTTGCGTTGGCGTTGTTTGGCCCGTTTCTGGCGCCCCACAGCCCGACGGAAATGGTCGGTTCGGTGTATGGCGCGCCCGTGGGCAAGGCGTTGCTGGGCTATGACTTTCTCGGGCATGACGTGTTGTCGCGCTTGCTCAGTGGCGGCGTGTCGGTGCTGTGGATGTCGGTGGCCGCGGCCTCGATTGCATTGTTGACCGGTAGCACGCTGGGCCTGTTGTCGGGGTTATCCCGGCGGCGTCTGGATCAATTGATCACCTGGCTGGCGGACGTGTCGCTGGCTTTTCCCGACCTCATTCTGGTGCTGTTGATCGTCTCCATGCTGGGGCGCGCGCCTTGGCTGATCGTACTGACCGTGTCCATCGCCTTCACACCGGGGGTGATTCGTCTGGCCCGTGGCAGCACGGTGTCTGTAGCAGGGCAGGAATTCGTCGAGGCTGCGCAGATGATGGGCTATTCGCGGTGGCGGATTCTGTTCAAGGAAATCCTGCCGAACATCCTCACTCCCTTGCTGGTGCACTTCGGCAACATGCTGACCTGGGGCGTGGGCATGCTCTCGGGGTTGAGTTTTCTCGGTTATGGCGTAGCGCCGCCCACCGCTGACTGGGGGTTGATGATCAACGAAAACCAGGCGGGGCTGCTGGTGCAGCCTTGGGCGGTATTGGCCCCGGCGATCTTGATCGGCATCTTCGCCTATGGCACCAACATTCTGGCCGAAGGCATCGGCCGCAGCAGTTCAAGGATCGGGGAGAAACAGCCATGA
- a CDS encoding LLM class flavin-dependent oxidoreductase, giving the protein MSIEFVGMIFPRQWSETRGVRSPDFDLEFIRHHARAHEHAGFDRVLIASGPGSADSLQIAAYAAAHTEHLGFMIAHRPGLTAPTVAARAFATLDHTTGGGRIRLHAITGITAEPQEGDFLLDKTERYKRTDEYLEIVRRTWTAEEPFDFEGQYFNIKGAFSPVKPLQQPHIPISFGGSSDIAYQIAVKHADLYALWGEPLSGVAEQIGKLRAAASAAGVEAPRVSLSVRLILGATEELAWQRAQQILEQIKANPQFAAGSPWQKRIKGTGSERLLAAAALGDRHDRALWMPTATAVGAYGDTTALVGTPETVAQALLDYVDLGVTTFLNRGYDPLYDTVDYGRWIIPAVREEARRRKARVA; this is encoded by the coding sequence ATGTCCATTGAATTTGTCGGCATGATTTTCCCCCGCCAGTGGTCCGAGACCCGCGGCGTGCGCAGCCCGGATTTCGATCTGGAGTTTATCCGCCACCACGCCCGTGCCCATGAGCATGCAGGCTTTGACCGGGTGCTGATCGCCAGCGGCCCAGGCAGCGCCGACAGTCTGCAGATCGCAGCCTACGCCGCCGCTCACACCGAGCACCTGGGGTTCATGATCGCTCACCGTCCGGGCCTCACCGCCCCGACGGTCGCAGCCCGGGCTTTCGCCACGCTCGATCACACCACGGGTGGCGGCCGGATTCGCCTGCATGCCATCACCGGGATCACCGCCGAGCCTCAGGAGGGCGACTTCCTGCTGGACAAGACCGAACGCTACAAACGCACCGATGAATACCTGGAAATCGTTCGCCGGACCTGGACGGCCGAGGAGCCTTTCGACTTCGAAGGGCAGTACTTCAACATCAAGGGGGCGTTCTCGCCGGTCAAACCGTTGCAGCAGCCACACATTCCGATTTCCTTCGGCGGATCTTCGGATATCGCCTATCAGATCGCGGTGAAACACGCGGACCTGTATGCGTTGTGGGGCGAGCCTTTGAGCGGTGTGGCCGAGCAGATCGGCAAACTGCGTGCGGCCGCCAGCGCGGCGGGCGTCGAGGCGCCACGGGTCAGCCTGTCGGTACGTTTGATTCTGGGGGCCACCGAAGAATTGGCGTGGCAACGGGCGCAGCAGATTCTCGAACAGATCAAGGCCAACCCGCAGTTTGCGGCGGGCAGCCCCTGGCAAAAACGCATCAAGGGCACCGGCTCCGAACGATTGCTCGCCGCCGCAGCCCTGGGTGATCGTCATGACCGTGCGCTGTGGATGCCAACCGCCACCGCCGTTGGCGCCTACGGTGACACCACCGCCCTGGTCGGCACCCCGGAAACCGTGGCCCAGGCCCTGCTCGATTACGTCGATCTGGGAGTGACCACCTTCCTCAACCGTGGCTACGACCCGTTGTACGACACCGTGGATTATGGACGCTGGATCATCCCGGCCGTGCGCGAAGAAGCGCGCCGCCGCAAGGCGCGGGTGGCATAA
- a CDS encoding ABC transporter permease — protein sequence MPEPSCKTPRTPAWLSWFIGRLGYGLLTAWVISLVVFIATQALPSDPARVILGPDAPLESILTLQRQLGLDRPILEQYLRWLGHALSGELGVSLDSNAPVGSILFGRFGYTLALLAGVIAVVVPAALLLGVSLALRRDSRLDRWSLSLLIFLKATPGFLLAIGLVLLFSMPHMDVLPAVSILDPDKSLLRQLQFLVLPVLALSLSALPYLTRMVRASMIEALESDYVVAARLRGIPEWRIVWRHTLPNALIPAIQGVALTLRTLIGGALLAEVIFSYPGIGTSLNAAIQMRDLPMVQAIVLVITLGVVLINLFADLLTVLLTPKLRTARRVSMIQRNRRGIQPWWRRSPSKAP from the coding sequence ATGCCTGAGCCATCCTGCAAAACCCCGCGCACGCCCGCCTGGTTGTCCTGGTTCATTGGGCGATTGGGCTATGGCCTGCTGACCGCGTGGGTCATCAGCCTTGTGGTGTTCATTGCCACTCAGGCACTGCCTTCGGATCCGGCGCGGGTAATCCTGGGCCCGGACGCGCCGCTGGAAAGTATCCTCACACTGCAAAGGCAATTAGGCCTGGACCGGCCGATTCTGGAGCAATACCTGCGCTGGCTCGGGCACGCGCTCAGTGGCGAGTTGGGTGTTTCACTCGACTCGAACGCGCCGGTCGGCAGCATCCTGTTCGGCCGTTTTGGCTACACGTTGGCGTTGTTGGCGGGCGTGATTGCAGTGGTGGTGCCGGCGGCGTTACTGCTCGGCGTGTCGCTGGCCTTGCGGCGTGACAGCCGCCTGGATCGCTGGAGCTTGTCGCTATTGATTTTCCTCAAGGCCACCCCGGGGTTTCTCCTGGCCATCGGTCTGGTGTTGCTGTTTTCCATGCCGCATATGGACGTGCTGCCGGCGGTGTCGATTCTCGATCCCGACAAATCACTGCTGCGCCAATTGCAGTTTCTGGTGCTGCCAGTGCTGGCCCTGAGTCTTTCTGCTTTGCCCTACCTGACACGCATGGTGCGAGCGTCGATGATCGAAGCGCTGGAGTCCGACTATGTCGTCGCTGCCAGGCTGCGGGGCATTCCCGAGTGGCGGATCGTCTGGCGGCACACGTTACCCAATGCATTGATTCCGGCGATTCAGGGCGTGGCCCTGACCTTGCGCACGCTGATCGGCGGGGCGCTGCTGGCCGAGGTGATTTTCAGTTATCCGGGGATCGGCACCTCGTTGAACGCAGCGATTCAGATGCGCGACTTGCCGATGGTCCAGGCCATCGTGTTGGTGATTACCCTGGGCGTGGTGCTGATCAACCTGTTCGCGGATTTGCTGACGGTGCTGTTGACCCCGAAACTGCGGACCGCCCGCCGGGTGTCCATGATCCAGCGTAACCGTCGGGGCATCCAGCCCTGGTGGCGTCGCTCCCCATCCAAGGCACCTTGA
- a CDS encoding ABC transporter substrate-binding protein: MTLAAKQHRPDTQTELDQIWFTRCPVPTASGIAYKLGWLSDEFAADGLPVSTLQEARQLGHHHYDHELPGLFREGGNVPALAARAAGAPSRLIGLTWIEEWQTILVRPDSGISRPQDLKGKRLALPAWGETRPGSIARAMSLHGYKGALSLAGLGFDDVELVEVALQDQERAASPQEGLQRLWSGLDYLVRGEVDAVYVKGASAADAARRLGLVVGIDLDLIAEPRYRINNGTPRPITVHQSLLDNNFDLVVRFLAQTLNAADWAANNREALNAILEEETRAGSAGVAEAYRGEFHTTLAPDLSSQRLEFLDTQKDFLYLHGFLERDFSIADWVDPRPLQAAHELLAKRRA; this comes from the coding sequence ATGACGCTTGCTGCCAAACAACACCGACCCGATACCCAGACCGAGCTGGATCAAATCTGGTTTACCCGTTGCCCGGTGCCGACGGCCTCCGGGATCGCTTACAAACTCGGTTGGCTCAGCGATGAATTCGCCGCTGATGGCCTGCCGGTTTCGACCTTGCAGGAGGCCCGTCAACTGGGTCACCACCACTACGATCACGAACTGCCGGGGCTGTTTCGCGAAGGCGGAAACGTACCGGCATTGGCGGCGCGGGCAGCCGGTGCGCCGAGTCGCTTGATCGGCCTGACCTGGATCGAAGAATGGCAAACCATCCTGGTTCGCCCGGACTCCGGCATCAGCCGGCCGCAGGATCTCAAAGGCAAGCGACTGGCGCTTCCCGCCTGGGGTGAAACCCGTCCTGGGAGCATCGCTCGGGCCATGAGCCTGCATGGCTACAAGGGCGCGCTGAGTCTGGCTGGGCTGGGGTTCGATGATGTCGAACTGGTGGAAGTCGCCCTTCAGGATCAAGAGCGGGCGGCGAGCCCACAGGAAGGTTTGCAACGATTGTGGTCGGGCCTCGATTACCTGGTACGCGGTGAGGTGGACGCGGTCTACGTCAAAGGCGCTTCCGCTGCCGACGCCGCACGGCGTCTCGGGCTGGTGGTGGGCATCGACCTGGACCTGATCGCCGAGCCGCGCTATCGCATCAACAACGGCACGCCGCGGCCCATCACCGTTCACCAGAGCCTGCTGGACAATAATTTCGACCTGGTGGTGCGTTTTCTCGCGCAAACCCTCAACGCCGCTGACTGGGCTGCCAATAACCGGGAGGCACTGAACGCCATTCTCGAGGAGGAAACCCGTGCCGGCAGCGCCGGGGTTGCTGAGGCCTATCGCGGCGAGTTCCACACCACGCTGGCGCCTGACCTGTCTTCGCAGCGCCTTGAGTTCCTCGATACGCAAAAAGACTTTCTTTATCTGCACGGCTTCCTGGAACGCGATTTTTCCATCGCCGACTGGGTCGATCCGCGCCCGTTGCAAGCCGCCCATGAACTGCTGGCCAAGCGCCGCGCCTGA
- a CDS encoding ABC transporter substrate-binding protein, with translation MREGFSRRRFLGNGLAVGGGLILGSSLLSGCDSGAAVSGAAALSSTPVHGGRLRVGIIDGDQSGNLDAHKPVGGGIIRGWALYSKFWEWNTDVSTRLALAEFAEPNADASAWTIRIKPGLEFHHGKSIGADDMLFSILRLTDPKLASPFAGLVGAIDRNALRKLDERTIEIRFKEGQSFYPLDETLISFGGIVPTDYDPISNPVGAGPYKLKSFIPGQRSLYQRFENYYKPGQPYADELEIIEFKDQVSRAAALRAGQIDVASGVQAEHSALLKADSRLKLYASPSTSFTGFNLNLAKAPFQDLRVRQAFRLLADRRELVERGLNGFGRIANDLYSPHDPTYNHSIAQRPYDLEQARSLLRQAGQDDLRVELTTTPGPGVNAALVFAQQAKKAGVEIKVTQVDGSVFNGPQRENWLLSPGSTPARGFLASALHNDAPQAIYNRSNFHDERFSSLYQQALAQPELQQRKTLVHEAQSIQHERGGLLIWGFNDVLDAASVRVGGLAPEQTTFASWRFDEMWVNHA, from the coding sequence ATGAGAGAAGGATTTTCCCGTCGCAGGTTTCTCGGTAACGGCCTGGCGGTCGGCGGTGGCCTGATACTCGGCAGCAGCCTGCTCAGTGGTTGCGACAGTGGCGCGGCCGTCAGTGGCGCAGCAGCGTTGTCCAGCACCCCGGTGCACGGCGGTCGTTTGCGGGTCGGCATTATCGATGGCGACCAGTCGGGCAACCTTGACGCGCACAAACCGGTGGGCGGCGGGATCATTCGCGGCTGGGCGTTGTACAGCAAGTTCTGGGAATGGAACACCGATGTCAGCACGCGTCTGGCCTTGGCCGAATTTGCCGAGCCCAACGCAGATGCCAGCGCCTGGACCATTCGCATCAAGCCAGGGTTGGAATTTCACCACGGCAAGAGCATTGGTGCCGACGATATGCTGTTCTCGATCCTGCGCCTGACCGACCCGAAACTGGCTTCGCCCTTTGCCGGCCTGGTGGGGGCGATCGACCGCAATGCTTTGCGCAAACTGGACGAGCGCACCATTGAAATTCGTTTCAAGGAAGGACAAAGCTTCTATCCGCTGGATGAAACCCTGATCAGTTTTGGTGGCATCGTCCCCACCGATTACGACCCGATCAGCAATCCGGTGGGTGCCGGGCCATACAAACTCAAGAGTTTCATCCCCGGTCAGCGCTCGCTCTACCAGCGTTTCGAAAACTACTACAAACCCGGTCAACCCTATGCCGATGAGCTGGAAATCATCGAGTTCAAGGATCAGGTGTCCCGCGCTGCGGCTTTGCGTGCCGGGCAAATCGATGTCGCCAGCGGCGTGCAGGCCGAACACAGCGCGCTGCTCAAGGCCGATTCGCGACTCAAGCTGTACGCGTCGCCGAGCACGTCGTTTACCGGTTTCAACTTGAATCTGGCCAAGGCGCCGTTTCAGGATCTGCGCGTGCGTCAGGCCTTTCGGCTGCTCGCCGACCGTCGCGAACTGGTCGAGCGCGGGCTCAATGGTTTCGGGCGGATTGCCAACGATCTGTATTCGCCCCACGACCCGACGTACAACCACAGCATTGCCCAGCGCCCGTACGATCTGGAACAGGCGCGATCACTCTTGCGTCAGGCCGGGCAGGATGACCTGCGAGTGGAGCTGACAACCACGCCGGGGCCGGGTGTCAATGCAGCGCTGGTGTTCGCCCAACAGGCGAAGAAAGCCGGAGTTGAAATCAAGGTCACTCAGGTCGATGGCTCGGTGTTCAACGGCCCGCAACGGGAAAACTGGTTGTTATCGCCGGGCTCGACACCGGCTCGGGGATTCCTTGCTTCGGCGCTGCACAACGACGCGCCGCAGGCCATTTACAACCGCAGCAATTTCCACGATGAGCGCTTCAGTTCGTTGTACCAGCAGGCGCTGGCTCAGCCTGAACTGCAACAGCGCAAAACGCTGGTACATGAGGCACAAAGTATTCAACACGAACGGGGCGGTTTGCTGATCTGGGGCTTCAATGACGTGCTGGATGCGGCCTCTGTTCGGGTTGGAGGGCTCGCGCCTGAACAGACGACGTTCGCCTCCTGGCGTTTCGATGAGATGTGGGTGAACCATGCCTGA
- a CDS encoding class II aldolase/adducin family protein: MTILVNEQLISEELKNFIDKVLIEAEEAFTVFRETNTITANGTVGFIERVPGQELLVSVNYGGPWNYRKPLQATVTDFEGKVIYGKGKGGFGRYTKLFQQHADITTVSHVHSPYLGAWAQTHRTLPFHYVPVQRYQLARELPVYIDRRQPEVDFILDRIAENPFNLAILEANGGSTVWGKQGLRATAEFILLLEEGAQLQLLADALGGSRAYGPGVLTQQWKMSGLYEQATELGLVPAIDRRT; the protein is encoded by the coding sequence ATGACCATTCTCGTCAATGAACAATTGATCAGCGAAGAACTGAAGAACTTTATCGACAAGGTGCTGATCGAGGCTGAAGAAGCCTTCACCGTGTTCCGTGAAACCAACACCATCACTGCCAATGGCACGGTCGGTTTCATCGAGCGTGTGCCGGGCCAGGAGCTGCTGGTGTCGGTCAACTACGGCGGCCCATGGAACTACCGCAAACCGCTGCAAGCGACGGTCACCGATTTTGAAGGCAAGGTGATTTACGGCAAAGGCAAGGGCGGTTTTGGCCGCTACACCAAACTGTTCCAACAGCATGCCGACATCACCACGGTGTCCCATGTGCATTCGCCGTACCTGGGCGCCTGGGCGCAGACCCATCGCACCCTGCCATTTCACTACGTGCCGGTGCAGCGTTACCAGCTGGCCCGGGAGCTGCCGGTGTACATCGACCGACGCCAGCCGGAGGTCGATTTCATCCTCGACAGGATTGCCGAGAACCCCTTCAACCTGGCGATTCTGGAAGCCAACGGCGGCTCGACCGTGTGGGGCAAGCAAGGCTTGCGCGCCACCGCCGAATTCATCCTGTTGCTGGAGGAGGGGGCGCAATTGCAATTGCTCGCCGATGCCTTGGGTGGTTCCCGTGCCTATGGCCCGGGCGTTCTTACCCAACAATGGAAAATGAGCGGTCTGTACGAACAAGCCACCGAACTGGGCCTGGTGCCCGCCATCGACCGCCGCACCTGA
- a CDS encoding REP-associated tyrosine transposase codes for MPDLPHANRLHAGRYSQSGQIYLLTAVTYHRDPVFANWRTGRLVADQFRQTQAEEWADSLAWVVMPDHFHWLVELKNSTLPALMLATKSRSARTINAHLGRSGRLWQKGFHDRAIRREEDLLAVARYVIANPIRAGLVRRVHDYPLWDAKWL; via the coding sequence ATGCCTGATCTTCCCCACGCCAATCGCTTGCACGCTGGGCGCTATTCCCAATCCGGGCAAATCTACCTGCTCACCGCCGTCACCTATCACCGTGATCCAGTATTTGCCAATTGGCGTACGGGGCGTCTGGTGGCGGATCAATTTCGCCAAACCCAGGCAGAAGAATGGGCTGACTCACTCGCGTGGGTGGTCATGCCCGACCATTTTCATTGGTTGGTGGAGCTGAAGAACAGCACGTTGCCGGCGTTGATGCTGGCCACCAAATCGCGCAGTGCACGAACCATCAATGCCCACCTGGGACGCAGTGGCCGCCTATGGCAAAAAGGCTTTCACGACCGGGCAATTCGACGTGAAGAAGATTTGCTGGCGGTGGCACGTTACGTCATTGCCAACCCCATACGAGCAGGCCTTGTCAGGCGAGTACATGATTACCCGTTGTGGGACGCGAAATGGCTTTAG
- a CDS encoding dipeptide ABC transporter ATP-binding protein: MNAIAGIESRSPVLNAQVLQVEALRVELPGQVDVLSGVTFSLARGEILGLVGESGSGKTTLATALLAHARRGARIVSGKVEVSGQSLLTLEGEDLRRARGSLIGYVAQDPATALNPVLRIGSLLRETLGAHQVDLDRAGQRQRIVETLRDVGLPDDAQFLRRFPHQLSGGQQQRVMLALAFVLRPALIVLDEPTTALDVTTQAHILATLRRLCKSLGVAAVYVSHDLAVIKDLVDRVMVMYAGRIVEVAQRELLFLQPAHPYTRGLLAAIPDVSQRRDLLAIAGHAPAPGQRPQGCAFAPRCTRRVAACSLVEPSLQDLSPQQQVACLVPHLQALQPIARAPAPPAVEALERRPLLEVKDLNVAYDRQVLFDVSVRVAAGECLAVVGESGSGKTSLARAIAGLGENAEGAVHYAGELLSLSGRQRVRAQRHQIQYIFQNPYRALNPRQTVYQTLSAPLEHFFGIKGAAARQRVDAVLTRVSLPASVADQYPHSLSGGERQRVAIARALVCEPRLLICDEITSALDVSVQASILALLRQLQGEGLTLLFVTHDLGVVRAIADRVLVLKLGRVVEQGQVDAVLDQPQAAYTRTLLENSPTLG, from the coding sequence ATGAACGCCATTGCCGGAATCGAGTCCCGCTCCCCTGTGCTCAATGCGCAGGTATTACAGGTTGAGGCTTTGCGCGTCGAGTTGCCTGGACAGGTCGATGTGCTCAGCGGTGTGACATTCAGTCTTGCGCGCGGAGAAATTCTGGGATTGGTCGGGGAGTCCGGCTCCGGCAAGACAACCCTGGCCACTGCCTTGCTGGCTCATGCCCGAAGGGGAGCACGGATTGTCAGCGGAAAAGTCGAAGTGTCCGGCCAATCGCTGTTGACGCTGGAGGGTGAAGACCTGCGGCGGGCTCGGGGTAGCCTGATAGGTTACGTGGCACAGGACCCGGCGACAGCCTTGAATCCGGTACTGCGTATCGGCAGTTTGCTGCGTGAAACGCTGGGGGCTCATCAGGTTGATCTGGATCGCGCCGGGCAACGGCAACGCATCGTCGAGACCTTGCGCGATGTCGGTCTGCCCGATGACGCGCAGTTCCTGCGACGCTTTCCCCATCAGCTCTCTGGCGGGCAGCAGCAACGGGTGATGTTGGCGTTGGCCTTTGTCTTGCGCCCGGCCTTGATCGTCCTCGATGAGCCGACGACAGCGCTGGACGTCACCACCCAGGCCCACATCCTCGCGACGTTGCGCCGGTTGTGTAAAAGCCTGGGTGTCGCGGCGGTGTATGTGTCCCATGACCTGGCGGTGATCAAGGATCTGGTGGACCGGGTGATGGTGATGTACGCCGGGCGCATCGTCGAGGTTGCACAGCGCGAATTGCTATTCTTGCAGCCGGCTCATCCCTATACCCGGGGGTTGCTGGCGGCGATTCCCGATGTGTCGCAACGCCGCGACTTGCTGGCGATTGCCGGGCATGCTCCGGCACCGGGTCAGCGACCACAGGGATGTGCCTTCGCACCTCGATGCACCCGTCGCGTCGCGGCGTGCTCGCTGGTCGAGCCGTCATTGCAGGACCTGTCGCCACAGCAGCAGGTGGCCTGTCTGGTGCCGCATCTTCAGGCTTTGCAACCGATTGCCCGAGCGCCTGCGCCTCCCGCTGTCGAGGCGCTGGAGCGCAGGCCACTGCTGGAGGTCAAGGACCTGAACGTGGCCTACGACCGCCAGGTTCTGTTCGATGTGTCTGTGCGGGTGGCTGCCGGTGAATGCCTGGCAGTGGTGGGCGAGTCCGGTTCAGGCAAGACCAGTCTGGCTCGTGCCATTGCCGGGCTGGGAGAAAACGCAGAGGGCGCGGTGCATTACGCGGGCGAGTTGTTGAGCCTGTCGGGGCGGCAGCGTGTACGGGCGCAACGGCATCAGATCCAGTACATTTTCCAGAATCCATACCGCGCACTGAATCCGCGGCAAACGGTTTACCAGACGTTGAGTGCGCCACTGGAGCATTTCTTCGGCATCAAGGGCGCAGCAGCGCGACAAAGGGTGGATGCGGTGCTCACGCGGGTTTCGCTGCCGGCCTCGGTGGCGGATCAGTATCCCCACAGCCTGTCCGGTGGAGAACGTCAGCGCGTGGCGATTGCACGGGCGTTGGTCTGTGAGCCAAGGCTTTTGATCTGCGATGAGATCACCTCGGCACTGGACGTCTCGGTACAGGCGTCGATTCTGGCGCTGTTGCGGCAACTGCAAGGCGAAGGACTGACGCTGCTGTTCGTCACCCATGACCTGGGTGTGGTTCGCGCCATTGCCGACCGGGTGTTGGTGTTGAAATTGGGTCGTGTGGTGGAGCAGGGGCAGGTGGATGCGGTGCTGGACCAGCCGCAAGCGGCGTATACGCGCACATTGCTGGAGAACTCGCCGACGTTGGGGTGA
- a CDS encoding LLM class flavin-dependent oxidoreductase — protein MAVKILWYLTTPDGPYPWEPQGRWKTDFEHLKQLAVASDRLGYYGSLLGSSPNESLAVSAALIDATHRLRFLVAQHPGELSPAVLAKWALTFDQFSNGRLLFNVVNGNDAGLATLGVHYPHDERYDFSLEYWRAFQSFYAGDTSGYDGQYVKLAPRSPAAASHPLGGWHPPKQKPGIPLWGAGTSGPGVAHSVQLLDVYLSFANTPPKLGEKFRKVAAEAARIGRELTFGTRLQIIVRETEEEAWAHAEKLLQRTSLQTARTAIERQLPPGETLDSFNSDDPQIQRNVEAIRAGRLPKARDLEIYPNIWLGPSLFGFNILGPAAGTYLVGSAEQVAERIREYEAQGTSAFILSGFPLIDEAHRVADLLFPLLDLDHGFEVPRLRAETPVLQRANVVEQA, from the coding sequence ATGGCTGTAAAAATTCTCTGGTACCTCACCACCCCTGACGGACCTTATCCGTGGGAACCGCAAGGTCGCTGGAAAACCGATTTCGAACATTTGAAGCAACTGGCCGTGGCCAGTGATCGCTTGGGGTATTACGGGTCGCTGCTGGGCTCCAGTCCCAACGAAAGCCTGGCCGTTTCGGCTGCGTTGATCGATGCCACCCACCGCCTGCGTTTCCTGGTGGCGCAGCACCCCGGCGAGTTATCGCCAGCGGTGTTGGCCAAGTGGGCGCTGACTTTCGATCAATTCTCCAACGGCCGTCTGTTGTTCAACGTGGTCAACGGCAACGACGCCGGCCTGGCTACCCTCGGCGTGCATTACCCCCACGATGAGCGCTATGACTTCAGTCTCGAATACTGGCGCGCTTTCCAGAGCTTTTACGCCGGCGACACCTCAGGCTATGACGGTCAATACGTCAAACTCGCCCCTCGCTCGCCGGCGGCTGCCAGTCATCCGCTGGGCGGGTGGCATCCGCCGAAACAGAAACCCGGCATTCCGTTGTGGGGCGCTGGCACCTCGGGCCCCGGCGTTGCCCATTCGGTGCAGTTGCTCGACGTCTACCTGAGTTTCGCCAACACCCCACCAAAGCTTGGCGAGAAGTTTCGCAAAGTGGCGGCGGAGGCGGCCAGGATCGGCCGTGAGCTGACCTTTGGCACGCGTCTGCAAATCATCGTCCGTGAGACCGAAGAAGAAGCCTGGGCTCACGCCGAAAAACTTTTACAGCGCACCTCACTGCAAACTGCACGTACGGCGATCGAGCGGCAATTGCCTCCCGGCGAAACCCTGGACAGCTTTAACAGCGACGACCCGCAAATCCAGCGCAACGTTGAAGCCATTCGTGCGGGTCGCCTGCCCAAGGCAAGGGACCTGGAGATCTACCCCAACATCTGGCTCGGCCCGAGCCTGTTCGGCTTCAACATCCTCGGTCCGGCCGCTGGCACTTACCTGGTGGGCAGCGCCGAGCAGGTCGCCGAGCGCATTCGTGAATACGAAGCGCAAGGCACGTCGGCGTTCATTCTCTCAGGCTTCCCGTTGATCGATGAGGCGCACCGCGTGGCCGACCTGTTGTTCCCGTTGCTCGACCTGGATCACGGTTTCGAGGTGCCGCGCCTGCGGGCTGAGACGCCAGTTCTGCAACGCGCCAACGTAGTAGAGCAGGCCTGA